Proteins encoded within one genomic window of Mycoplasma phocoenae:
- the pyk gene encoding pyruvate kinase, with protein MFNKTKIVATIGPASDNYDTIKKLILNGVNVVRANFSHGSGEDHKHKFDIAKQISKELNISIATLLDTKGPEIRIGKVENNIVKIEKNQTLELLCDANVYADYVGNSQRVCVSYEMHKDLKIGDEVLLDDGKLKTVVQNIIDNVVYVKTFNGHNLKTNKRINIPGIEFSLPFLSKKDKQDILFGISYGVDIIAASFVNSKENLIELREFLKNNGGENIRVCSKIESVSGVKNIVDIINYSDSIMIARGDLGLEIPYYNVPDIQKFIIKECNKLNKEVIVATQMLDSMEKSPLPTRAEVTDVYWANELGTDATMLSGETASGNFPDRSVFIMNEINKKAQSDFIQDTISYRYYIDKLFFESNPKEYYAYDLAQKTHDEKIEYIFVYTENPENLKIISKYRPYSKIIAIFDKKSKNNSIALIHNVTSLYDNEEEFNNFSKTHQPSQKILDQFNIDDSVKFKALKI; from the coding sequence ATGTTTAATAAAACAAAAATAGTAGCCACTATAGGTCCTGCTTCAGACAATTACGATACAATAAAGAAATTAATACTAAACGGGGTAAATGTTGTTCGTGCTAATTTTAGTCACGGATCTGGTGAAGATCATAAACACAAATTCGACATTGCGAAACAAATTTCAAAAGAATTGAATATTTCAATTGCAACGCTGTTAGATACAAAAGGTCCAGAAATAAGAATAGGTAAAGTAGAAAACAATATTGTTAAAATAGAAAAAAATCAAACATTGGAACTTCTTTGTGACGCAAATGTTTATGCAGATTATGTTGGTAACAGCCAAAGAGTTTGTGTGTCATATGAAATGCACAAAGATTTAAAAATCGGAGACGAAGTTTTATTGGATGATGGTAAACTAAAAACAGTTGTTCAAAATATAATCGATAATGTGGTTTATGTTAAAACATTTAATGGACACAACTTAAAAACAAACAAAAGAATTAATATTCCTGGTATTGAATTTTCATTACCATTTCTTTCAAAAAAAGATAAACAAGATATTTTATTTGGAATCAGTTACGGTGTCGATATTATTGCGGCGAGTTTTGTAAACAGTAAAGAAAACTTAATTGAATTGCGTGAATTTTTAAAAAATAATGGCGGTGAAAACATAAGAGTGTGTTCAAAGATTGAATCTGTATCTGGAGTTAAAAATATTGTTGATATTATAAATTACAGTGATTCAATCATGATAGCGCGAGGCGATTTGGGATTAGAAATTCCATATTATAATGTTCCCGATATTCAAAAATTCATTATTAAAGAATGTAACAAATTAAATAAAGAAGTGATCGTTGCAACACAAATGCTTGACTCAATGGAAAAATCTCCTTTGCCTACTAGAGCTGAAGTTACTGATGTTTACTGAGCTAATGAATTAGGTACGGATGCAACTATGTTGAGTGGTGAAACAGCTTCAGGAAATTTCCCTGATCGTTCAGTATTTATTATGAATGAAATAAATAAAAAAGCGCAATCGGATTTTATTCAAGACACTATTAGCTATAGATATTACATTGATAAACTTTTTTTTGAATCAAATCCTAAAGAATATTATGCATATGATTTAGCCCAAAAAACTCACGATGAAAAAATAGAATATATATTTGTATACACTGAAAATCCTGAAAATTTAAAGATAATATCAAAATATAGACCGTATTCAAAAATTATTGCTATTTTTGATAAAAAAAGCAAAAATAATTCCATTGCTTTGATTCATAACGTGACATCCTTATATGATAATGAAGAAGAATTTAATAACTTTTCAAAAACGCATCAACCTTCTCAAAAAATACTTGATCAATTTAATATTGATGACTCAGTAAAATTTAAAGCATTGAAAATATAA
- a CDS encoding YigZ family protein produces the protein MFEYEINKSRFIGIIYNVHTEDEVKEIIKKLWSENKRARHICFAYRLISNGVFNEKGDDNGEPKGSAGLPLLNLLQLKKAENVLVVVIRYFGGKLLGRSRLPGAYIKAANGAYNKYLGDK, from the coding sequence ATGTTTGAATACGAAATAAATAAATCAAGGTTCATCGGAATAATTTATAATGTCCATACAGAAGATGAAGTAAAAGAAATAATTAAAAAATTATGATCAGAAAACAAAAGAGCTAGACATATTTGCTTTGCATATCGTTTAATTTCCAATGGGGTATTTAATGAAAAGGGAGATGACAATGGAGAACCCAAGGGTTCTGCTGGATTGCCACTTTTAAATCTTCTCCAATTAAAAAAAGCTGAAAATGTTTTAGTAGTGGTTATTCGTTATTTTGGGGGCAAATTACTCGGAAGATCTCGTTTACCTGGGGCTTATATAAAAGCAGCTAATGGTGCTTATAATAAATACTTAGGAGACAAATAA
- a CDS encoding RluA family pseudouridine synthase, protein MLKIIAEYCDRIDKYITNNTEITRNNIQELISQGAVTVDGVRVNKNKFTVNTGQLIHVEKLIDKQVNIEPQNIDINIVYEDEKLLVIYKKSGMVTHPAPGNYRDTLVNALMYHFKNNLSNENGLNRLGIVHRLDKDTSGLMLVAKDNETHRFLADQLKGHKIDRHYIAIVDGVIENKITNIDLPIGRDQKNRQKMAVTKTNSKEARTKVTVLDYVRVNNEEKTLVECELSTGRTHQIRVHLSYIKHPVYGDPVYGKEIDCFNQRLHAYKISFKHPNGEMMTFETELPWKMIKDMKNLPNKD, encoded by the coding sequence ATGTTAAAAATTATTGCAGAATATTGCGACCGTATCGATAAATATATTACTAATAATACTGAAATTACACGTAACAACATCCAAGAGCTCATTTCTCAGGGGGCTGTCACAGTAGATGGTGTTCGCGTAAATAAAAACAAATTTACAGTTAATACAGGTCAATTAATTCATGTTGAAAAATTGATTGATAAACAAGTTAATATTGAACCTCAAAACATTGATATTAATATTGTTTATGAAGATGAAAAATTATTAGTAATATATAAAAAATCGGGAATGGTAACGCACCCCGCACCGGGAAATTATAGAGATACATTGGTAAATGCACTTATGTATCATTTTAAAAATAATTTGAGTAATGAAAATGGCTTAAATCGTTTAGGAATTGTGCATAGATTGGATAAAGATACAAGTGGGCTTATGTTAGTTGCTAAAGACAATGAAACACATCGTTTTCTAGCAGACCAATTGAAGGGTCACAAAATAGACAGACACTATATAGCGATTGTTGACGGAGTTATTGAAAACAAAATAACAAACATTGATTTACCAATAGGAAGAGATCAAAAAAACCGTCAAAAAATGGCAGTTACTAAAACGAATTCAAAAGAAGCTAGAACTAAAGTCACAGTACTGGATTATGTAAGGGTCAATAATGAAGAGAAGACATTGGTTGAGTGTGAATTGAGCACTGGAAGAACTCATCAAATCAGAGTACATTTATCATATATTAAACATCCTGTATATGGCGATCCCGTTTATGGAAAAGAAATTGATTGCTTTAACCAAAGATTGCATGCATATAAAATATCGTTTAAACATCCAAACGGAGAAATGATGACATTTGAAACTGAATTACCCTGAAAAATGATTAAAGACATGAAAAACTTACCAAATAAAGATTAA
- the prfA gene encoding peptide chain release factor 1: protein MEKTMYTSLLAIKAKYEDIESSLQDPNVYEDIKKYTKLQKEQNSIKDIYKSFLKFLNAEETLLQAKEILKNEKDAEFIELAKLDIDSSEKIMTETEDELKILLLPKDENDERDVIMEIRGAAGGDEANIFAGDLFKMYQKYCDDNDMKISVIDTTFGAAGGFSQIIFSVSGDKVFSKLKFERGVHRVQRIPATETQGRVHTSTVTVTVLPAVEDDVDVDIKPNDLKIDTYRSSGAGGQSVNTTDSAVRITHIPTGIVVTSQDERSQIANRLQAMKLIRSKIYEIEMQKREQEESALRKLTGSGDRSEKIRTYNYPQDRVTDHRISFNASLKSIIDGKFNLIIDALLSEEKAEKIKMIGEAK from the coding sequence ATGGAAAAGACAATGTACACAAGTTTATTAGCAATTAAAGCTAAATACGAAGATATAGAATCTTCTTTACAAGACCCAAATGTTTATGAAGATATTAAAAAATATACAAAACTACAAAAGGAGCAAAACTCAATCAAGGATATATACAAATCATTTTTAAAATTTTTAAACGCTGAGGAAACATTATTACAAGCTAAAGAAATCCTGAAAAATGAAAAAGATGCTGAATTTATCGAATTAGCAAAATTAGATATTGATTCATCTGAAAAAATCATGACTGAAACAGAAGACGAGCTGAAAATATTATTATTACCTAAAGATGAAAATGATGAACGAGATGTTATCATGGAAATAAGGGGAGCTGCCGGAGGAGATGAGGCAAATATTTTTGCCGGTGATTTGTTTAAAATGTATCAAAAATATTGTGATGACAATGATATGAAAATCAGTGTTATTGACACAACATTTGGTGCAGCCGGAGGATTTAGTCAAATTATTTTTTCAGTTAGTGGTGATAAAGTCTTTTCAAAATTAAAATTTGAACGGGGTGTTCATAGAGTTCAACGTATTCCAGCAACTGAAACTCAAGGTAGAGTGCACACATCAACTGTTACAGTAACTGTTTTACCAGCGGTTGAAGACGATGTGGATGTAGATATTAAACCAAACGATTTAAAAATTGATACTTATCGTTCATCAGGAGCTGGTGGGCAATCGGTTAATACAACTGATAGCGCCGTACGTATTACACACATTCCTACAGGTATTGTTGTAACATCGCAAGATGAACGCTCGCAAATTGCCAACCGTTTACAAGCTATGAAATTGATTCGATCAAAAATATATGAAATAGAAATGCAAAAAAGAGAGCAAGAAGAATCAGCGTTACGTAAATTAACAGGATCAGGGGATCGTTCTGAAAAAATTAGAACATATAATTATCCTCAAGATCGTGTTACTGATCATAGAATTAGTTTCAATGCTTCATTGAAATCAATTATTGATGGTAAATTCAATTTAATAATCGATGCCTTACTTTCAGAAGAAAAAGCTGAAAAAATCAAAATGATAGGTGAAGCAAAATAA
- the prmC gene encoding peptide chain release factor N(5)-glutamine methyltransferase produces the protein MIKSKKNAKEIMPTKDDLIREKWRYNLDLKITNEELELLEDDMPVQKIIGYVYFNKTKINVNKNVLIPRYETEELLNIFHSNESISTKSTAKVLDMCAGSGCIGLSLKNNFPLLDITLADIDSEAIEQIKLNAKELEMNVNIIQSDLFSNINEKYDYIISNPPYIPYTEQLSDSVLKHEPHQALFAKDNGYYFYDIIIKNMNNYLTKNGKLYLEISDHIFPLMKEKTIGYNIEFIKDINGKYRFAILRNNS, from the coding sequence ATGATTAAATCAAAGAAAAATGCAAAGGAAATAATGCCTACAAAAGACGATTTAATTAGAGAAAAATGAAGATATAATCTGGATTTAAAAATAACAAATGAAGAACTTGAATTATTAGAAGATGACATGCCTGTGCAAAAAATCATAGGGTATGTGTATTTTAATAAAACAAAAATAAATGTAAATAAAAATGTTTTGATACCGCGTTATGAAACCGAAGAATTATTGAATATTTTTCATTCAAATGAATCAATTAGTACAAAAAGTACAGCGAAAGTACTTGATATGTGCGCGGGTAGTGGCTGCATAGGGTTAAGTTTAAAAAACAATTTTCCTCTTTTGGATATTACGTTGGCAGATATTGATAGCGAAGCAATAGAGCAAATCAAGTTAAACGCTAAAGAACTAGAAATGAATGTTAATATCATTCAATCGGATTTATTCTCGAATATAAATGAAAAATATGACTATATAATTAGCAATCCTCCCTATATTCCTTATACTGAACAATTATCTGATTCGGTTTTAAAACACGAGCCACACCAAGCTTTGTTCGCAAAGGATAATGGATATTATTTTTATGACATAATCATCAAAAATATGAACAATTATTTAACAAAAAATGGCAAACTGTACTTGGAAATTTCTGATCACATTTTTCCTTTAATGAAAGAAAAAACAATCGGATATAATATTGAATTTATTAAAGATATTAATGGTAAATACCGATTTGCAATTCTTAGAAACAACTCATAA
- a CDS encoding OsmC family protein: protein MKQYKIRTIYDFDKKIDVTKTKDGFKIILDTNNIVFANPIETYLACIAACEKAFINTYAKEQKIKIESLIITINASRDPGSNKYVGMKDFKFEYDITADCTHEQMSTIIEKTIEKCPIYQTIDKSVNILHELNFIQK, encoded by the coding sequence ATGAAACAATACAAAATTCGAACAATTTACGATTTTGACAAAAAAATTGACGTAACCAAAACAAAAGATGGATTTAAAATAATACTCGATACTAACAACATTGTTTTTGCTAATCCCATTGAAACATATTTAGCATGTATTGCAGCTTGTGAAAAAGCATTTATAAATACTTATGCAAAAGAACAAAAAATAAAAATAGAATCTTTAATTATAACAATTAACGCTTCACGAGATCCTGGTTCAAATAAATATGTCGGAATGAAAGATTTTAAATTTGAATACGATATCACAGCCGATTGTACTCATGAACAAATGAGTACAATCATTGAAAAAACTATTGAAAAATGTCCTATTTATCAAACAATTGATAAATCAGTTAATATATTGCACGAATTAAATTTCATTCAAAAATAA